In Armatimonadota bacterium, the genomic window GCAGCAGGCATGGTCGCTGACCACTGTGTCGATCGTTCCGTCCACGAGCGCCTGCCACAGGGCCTGCCGATCCGCCTCCTCGCGGATGGGCGGGTTAACCTTGCCCCGGATTCCGCCAGCGGTCTCGTAGGTGAGCGCCAGGTGGTGGACGGTGGTCTCCAGGCGCACGTCCAGATGCGGATATCCTCGCTTGGCCGCATCCGCCGCGGTCACCGCCTCGCGGCTGGACAGATGCAGCAGGTTGATGGGGCAGCGGGCGACGTCGGCCAGCAGCACGGCCTCGGCCATGGAGAGACGCTCCGATAGAGGTGGCCGCGCCCGATGATAGGCCTCCAGCCCCTTCAGCCTAGCCCGTCTGACCTGCTCGATGAAGACGCGGAGCAGCTCGGCGTGCTCGCAGTGCAGGCTGAGCGACACACGTCCTCGTTGGCCGTAACGCTGGGCCTGTTGAGCTACCTGCTGCATCAGCAAATAGAGGTGGCCCAGGTCGTACGTGTCCGCCATGGTGTACTCGCTGGCGCGTGTGCTGTCCGCGGTCAGGTTTAGCCCTTTGTAGAACATGTAGTACTTGAAGGAAGCCACCCCCTGGTCGGCGACCAGCCACTCCACCTCGTCCAGTTGCTGCTCCGTCATGATAGCTATGTGGTACCCGTAGTCCGTGTAGGCGCGGCCCTCAGTCATCGCCAGGACCTCCGGCAGAATCTGCCGGTAGGGCCCGCTCTTGTTGAGGTAGTGCTGTCCCGTGCGAAAGTAGCTGATAACGGTGGTGACGCCACCGGTCAGTGCGGAACGGGTCTCGCTCTCCGCGTCCTCCCCTAGCGGACGATAGATCCCCAGGTGGAAGTGGGAGTCCACGGCACCGGGGAAGACCAGGCGGCCGCGGGCATCCAGGATCTCCTCCGCCTGCGCCGGATCGATGGCATCGGCCAGGGCGGCGATTCTCCCGTCGCGGATCCCGACATCGCAGCGCAGGGTGCCCGTGTAGGGGATCACCACCGTGCCGTTCAGAATGGCCAGCTCATACCGTCGCACTGCTTACCCCCCCTAGGCGCCGCATGGCGGCGGAATCATGCGCGTCCGGGTGCCACCTTACTCCTCTGGCATATAGCGGCGCTCCAGATCCTGATAGGCCCGCAGGTCTACCAGGTCGTTGAGTTCGTGAAATGAAAGCATTTCGTTAAGCAGGTCTGCCGTCGTCCCATCGCGCCGCAGCGTCTCCATCAGGCGGATGACGGCGGCGGCGGCCATGCGCACGGCAGCATTGGGGAATATGACCAGGCGGTAGCCCATCTCTTCCAGTTCGTCCGCCGTGCACAGCGGCGTGACCCCGCCCTCTACCATGTTGGCCATGAGCGGGCCCTCCAGCGCCCGGGCGATCGCCCGCAGTTCGTCCCGGCTACGCGGCGCCTCCACGAACAAGACATCCGCCCCCGCCTGCCGGTAGCGACGTGCCCGCTTCAGGGCCCCCTCCAGACCCTCTGCCGCCAGCGCGTCTGTGCGGGCGATGATGACCAGTGCGGGATCTGTACGGGCATCCACGGCGGCCTCGACCTTGCCCACCATCTCCTCGGCCGGGATTACCCGTTTGCCGGCCAGGTGGCCACAGCGCTTGGGATGCACCTGATCCTCCAGCTGCACTGCAGCCGCACCCGCCTGCTCCAGCTCCTTCACCGTCCGGCGCACGTTCAGAGCGTTGCCGTAGCCGTCGTCCGCGTCGACGATCACCGGCAGGCTGGTAGCGGCAGCCACCGCGGTGACGCGCCAAACTGTCTCGGTCAGGCCGACGAGTCCGATGTCCGGAGCACCGAGATGCGTATACGCCATCCCGGCCCCCGTGAAGTAGACGGCCTCGAAGCCGACATGCTCGATGATCCGAGCGGTGAGGGCATCGGGGGCGCCGGGTGCCACCAAGATCCCGTCCTGAGCGAGCCGCCTGCGCAGCCTCGCAGCCGGGCGCATGTCTATGCTCTCCCTCCGGCGCGGGCCAGGCGGGCTCGAGTGTAAGCGATGATCCCCCCATAGGTCAGGATCTCCTGCGAGGTACCGGTGAGATTCAGGATCGGCAGGGTCTGGCCGGTGCGGAGGTCAGTAAGGATGCGGGCGTGCAGGTTCAGCCGCAGGCGATCCCCGGCGGCAATGCCGGAGGTATCGGCGACGATAGCCGCCGGCAGGCCGTGGTTGATAGCATTGCGGAAGAAGATACGCGCGAAGGAGCGGGCTACGACTGCGCTGATCCCAACCTGCTTCAGACAGATCACGGCAGCCTCGCGGCTGCTGCCGGCTCCGAAGTTGGCCCCGGCGACCACAAAATCTCCCGGGCGCACCTGCTGGGCGAAGGTCTCGTCCACTCCAGCCATCGCATACCGCCCCGCCTCCTCCAGGGGGCGGTCGAGAAACCGGCCGGGGAAGATGTCGTCAGTGGTTACGTGGTCGCCGAAGACCCAGGCCTGTCCCTCCAGGATCTCCATGAGTATCCCCCTCGGTCCCTCACAGGAATGCCCTCGGATCGGTCAGGCGCCCAGTAATCGCCGAGGCCGCCACAGTGAGCGGAGAGGCCAGGTAGATCTCCGCGCTGCGATGCCCCATCCGGCCGGGGGTGTTGCGCGTGACGGTGGCCACGCACCGCTCATTGGGTCCGAGCACGCCGGAGTGCAGCCCGGCGCAGGCCCCGCACCCAGGAGCCTGAATGATCGCCCCTGCCTCGATCAGCACCTGAAGTGTGCCGTCCCGCATGCACTCCCGCATCGCCCGCTGCGTGGCCGGTGTGACCACCAGCGGCACCTGTGCCTGCCTCCCCCTCAGAATCCTGGCGGCTTCCCGCAGATCGTGGGCCTTGCCTCCGGCACACGAGCCAATGTAGGCGCGCTCCACCGGCAGGCCCTCAAGCGCCGCCACTGGCTGCACCTGATCGACTCCGGGCGGCGCCGCCACCAGCGGCACGATGTCGGAAGTCCGGAAAGAGTACGTCGCTTCATACGAGGCATCGCCGGGACGCGGTGCATGGCTCTCCGCTTCGAGCCTTGTGGCGATGATTCCATTCTTCGCTCCCATCTCGATGGCCTGATTGGTGAGAACCGCCCGCTCGTCCAGGTCCAGTCCCTCCACCGCCTCACCGGCGTACTCCACCGTCCGGTAGATGGCGAAGTCGGCGCGCAGCTCCCGAAGCACGGTCATGGCCAGGTCTCTCGCCGTCAGGTAGGGCGGCATCGGATCCTCGAAACGGATGAGGATGGTCGCGGGAACGCGCAGCCAGATCTGCCCCGTGGCCAGGACGGTGGCGATCTCTGTCGCGCCGACACCCACCGCCACTGCCCCGACGGCACCTGCAGTGCAGGTGTGGGAGTCGGCGCCCACGATCAGCATCCCCGGCCGGGCGAGCCCCTCCTCCAGCAGCAGGTTGTGCATCACTCCCTGGCTGTCGAAGAAGTGCTCGATTCCGTTGGTCTTCGCCCAGGCGCGGGTGATAGCCAGGATCTCCGCGTGGGTCGGGTTAGCCGGCGGGGTGAAGTGGTCGACAGCCAGAACGACCCGTCCGGGGTCCCACACGCGGCCCCCAAGCTCCTGCATGAGCAAAGCGATCCGCCGGGGGCCCGAGGAGTCGTGCATCACGGCCAGGTCCACCTCGGCCCAGACCTCATCGCCCGGCGTCACGGCCTCACGCCCCGCACAGCGAGCGATGACCTTTTCCGTCAGCGTCATCAGCCGCGTCCACTCCCCGTTGGCCGCGCAGCCGTCTGGCCGCCGGCCATCATCGGGCTAAGCAGTACCACAGTCATGTGCGTGTTCTCGGCCAACGCGCAATCCAGCTCCGGATTGGCCACGTCGTTCACCGATATCAGGATCGCTTCGGCTGGCGCGCCGGACTCAGCGAGCGCGAGACTAGCCAAGGCGTCGTGCCGCCGGCAGACCTCCGCCAGAACCGCGCGCAGCGTCGCTTCCGGCGGCATGGTCAGCACTTCCTCCCTCACCCCGGCCCGCCGCTCCAGGATGCCCAGGTACCGCACGAGCACCACCGGCACGGGCCACCCTCTCTACGGACTCTCGGGCGCGGGCCGAGCCCCGATCCGCAAGGCCACCATCTTGCCGGAGAAAGCCGCGGTCAGGGTGCAGAAAGCGGTCAGCGCGGCGAGCCAGGCTCCGGCGGTGCCGTCGGTCAGGAGCGCGGCGCTCCCCAGGATGAGCGTCCCGGCGATCCCGGCAGCGCGCACGCCCCAGCGGTCGAATACCCCCGCGCCGGCCTCCAGGCCCTCCCGCGCCGCGGCGAGTCCGGGATCGGCACTGGCCAGGGCGCGCGTGCGGTGGACCAGCAGGACGAGTCGGATGAGTGCAAATGCCATGAGCAGGGCGAGGGGCCAGGGCTTCCCCGGTTCCGCCAGGTTAAGCAGGGCGACTGCCCCCGTGCCGGTGCTCTGTAAGCCAAGAAGCGTGATCACCGCTGTCCCCGCCGCTAGGCCATCAACCAGGAACTCCACCGGCAGCCGCCAGCCCGACCAGGCTGGCACTGCCTGGTATGATCCCATGGCCAGCGCGGGATAGGTGATCACCAGAAGCGCGGCGGATGCGCTCAGCGCGGTCGCCAGTGGCAGCACTCCGGCCGCGCCCGCCGGTACGGAGAGCACCGCCATGGTCGCGATCAACACGAAGTCGGCAAGCGCCCCGCGGCTGAGCCAGGACCCGCGCACATTGCGGAGGGCCAGCAGGAACCGGTGAGGTCGGCCAAGGTGTGCCACGAGCACCAGTCCCCCCAGGACCACCAGAGCCAGGGCGAGCATCCTGATCAGGCTCAGACCCCATGCCCGCGTGTCGACTCGCAGGAGCAACGAGGCCAGGTGCAGCCCGCCGCCGGCACCCAGCGCCAGGTACTCGACGGCATGCGAGAGGCCCCAGATCCGCTGCGGCCGGTACGGAAGCACAGGTGTTGGGGAGGAACGATGAGGGTATGAGGGCCGCAGCCCACGGGTGGTATAGCGGACGCCCGGCGCGGCAAATGACACCCCGGCCAGGACGACGGTAAGCTCGCCGGCCAAGCGCAGCGAGATCTCGCTGTGGGGGTCGTCTAGGTCGCCGAAGATCCTGCTGTCCGTGGGACAGACATCCACGCAGGCGGGCCGCCGTCCGCTCTCGATGCGGGAAGTGCACAGGTCGCACTTCTGCGCTGTCCCGGGCTGCATACGCGCCAGCTTCATCTTCTCGAACGGTGTCGGTAGGCCGTAGTAGTAAGTCGGACGGGCGTAGAAGCGGATGGCGCCGAACGGACATGCCAGTTCGCAAGCCCGGCTGCCGCAGCATCTTGCCGCGTCGATGCGCACGATCCCATCCGGACGCCGGGCTATGGCTCCGGAGGGACAGGCCCGCACGCACGGAGGGTTGTCGCAGTGCATGCACAGCAGCGGGAGGTACAGGCGCCAGACATCCGGGTATGTCCCCACCTCCTGCTCGATCACGGGGGCGAACCAGATGCCGGGCGGAGAACCGTGCTCCACCTTACAGGCCACGGTGCAGGCCAGGCAGCCGATGCAGGTGTGGGTGTCGAGGAGCATGGCGTAGCGCGCCATCATCCTCACCTACGAGCAGGGGGCCGGATCTTCCGCACCGCCACCTTCGCCTTGGAGTCGAAGGCCGAGGAGAGCTTGTCCACGCTGTTCAGGTCTAGCGGTAGCAGGGTGTTGAAGTGCACGCCACCGCCCTGGGCGATTGACGATCTCGCCGCCCAGTGGCCGTGGATTCCCGCGATCGCGACGGCCTCCGGATGGATGCCATGCGAGAGCCGGGCGCGGCCCACCACGCTCCCCACGCGCGAGCGGACCTCGATCCAGTCGCCATCATTGATCCCGCGCCGCTGCGCAGTGCGGGTATTAATGAGAATCCGGTAGGCAGAAGGGTGCTGCCGGGCGAGTTCATCCAGCCAGGGGTTATGCGACCCGACGCTCAGGGTGAGGAACGGGACCTTGTAGGTGACGGCGTACAGGTCGTAGGCTGGATCCAGCTCCTCGTGTGCCGCGGAGGGCAGCCAGTCCGGCAACGGCCGGTAGTCCTTGAGGTCCCAGGGCACTGGCATGGCCTCCACCGCTTTCCGCACCTCATGCCCTTTGTTCAGGAGGTGCTCGGCGTAGATAGGCAGACGTGGCCCTACGTACGGACCAGGAAAGGCCTCGCGCACGGAGCGTCGGCCGGTAGTCCAGGCGCTAGTGCCTTCATAGGACGGCGTTTCCACTCCCAGGCGAGCGGCGAAGGAGGTCACCTGCCGGCTGGCAATCGCCCCAACGGTATGGCGCTGTGCGGGGTCCAGACGGTCTGTCGGCCGCAGCTCGAACAGGAGGTTGCACATCTCGTAAAAGTCCTCGGCGAACTCGGCCCGGTGGGCCAGGTCGATGAGGACCTCCCCCCAGGGCCGCGCCGCCCCGGCGGGAGGCACCACTGCGCGCCGCAGCGTCCAGTACCAGTCCCCTGGCCCGGGCGCGACAAAGGCGTACGGGTGGCTGGCGGGAAACAGGTCGTCGCGCTCGAAGTCGTGGGCGTCAGGCAAAACGATGTCGGCGAATTCGGCCGTCTCATCCAACTGGATGGCAAAGGAGACCATGAAGGGAATCCGGCGCAGCACCTCGGCCATCTTCGGCGGGCTGACCATGCTCATCATCAGGTTGACCCGCGAATGGAGGAGCATCTCCGGGCGGTAGGACAGCCCGAACTTTTCCGGCTCCAGAAGGGTGAACGGGTACAGCGTCCGCCCCGCAACCGCCACGGGCAGGATCTCCCGCAGCGAGTAGGACTCCGGCGACTGGACGGTCATACCGGGAAAGGGTGGATTGGCGCCGAACAGGTTGCGCAGCGCGCCGGAGGCGACCAGCAGACCGTCGGGTCCCTCATCCGGCTCCCAGAACGGGCCGATGGGGTTAACGCCGAGAAATCCTCCCGGCACATCAATGGAGCCCAACACGACGTTGATCAGATGGATGGCCAAAGCGGTGGCAAAGCCGTGCTTGTGGCCGACCGCGCCCATCTTGAAGTTCACCGCCACGGGACGGAGCGGCAGGACCTGGTCGTCGATGGTGATGGTCTCTCCGATGTGCGCATCTTCGGCAAGTTCCGCGGCGAGGGCCCGGATGCGCGGGGCCGGGACGGTGGTGATCACCGCCACCCGCTCTGGCTCATAGGCCCGCACGTGCGCGCGCAGCAGGGAAAATGCGGTATGGCACCACTCCCCCTCCACGGCAAAGCACCCCTCCAATGCGGCGTCCTCCCAGGGGCAGATGTCGAAGGGCTCGCTGCGCCCGTTGCGGAGGTTCCATACCAGGGGCCTGTCATTCTGCAGGTGGCGGGCGTAGGTACCGCTGGGTCGCACCAGGTAGCAGGCGTTGGTCCGCCGGCGGAGGAACACGTCATCGAAGACAGCAAGCTCGTTGAGCAGGACTTGCAGGATGGCCAGCGCCAGCGCGCCGTCCGTGCCGGGCCGGATGGGGATCCAGGCATCAGCCTTGGCCGCGGCGGTATTCATCACCGGGTCGATGACGGTGACCTTCATACCCCGCTTCCGCGCCTCCGCGACCTTGCGTGTGGTCACCGTCGCGTTGCTGTCCGCCATGAAGCCCATCTGCGTACCCCACAGCACCAGGTGATTACACCGTTCGAAGTCCACCTCGGAGTTGTAGGCCCCGTTGATCAGCATGTTCACGGCATGGGAGCCCATGCCGCAGAACAGTCCCCCCGCCATCCAGTTGCTGTGGGGCGTACCGAAGGCGGTGGCCCACGCACGGACCAAAGGTGCGGCCGGCAGATCGAAGTGGGCGATGATGAGTTTGCGCGGGTCGTCGCGGCGGATCCGCTTCAGGCGCGCGGCGATCTCCTCCAGGGCCTCCTCCCAGGAGATCGGCTCCCACATCGGGTCGACGCCGACGCCCTTTTCAGGATTGCGCCGGCGCAAAGGGTGCACCACGCGTGTGGGATCGTACAGGTCGAAGACGCGGGCCTTCGCCTTGGCGCAGATGTATCCCCGGGTGCCGGGGTTGCCCGGGTCGCCCTCCACGTCCACAATCCGGCCATCCACGCGGCGCACGCGGATACCGCAACCGTTGTAGCAACCGTAGCACACAGTGGGGATCCACACGTCTTCGGCCGCCGCGATCCTCAGTCCGCCATCCTCGGGCGCTGTCATGATCCCTGCTCCTCCCGGCGAAGGGCCGGCGCCGTGTCCCCTATTCTCAGGGTCATGATTCTTTCCTGTGAACCTTCCGGCCATGCTCGGCCAAATCGTTCCACACTTCATGCCGAACGATCCGGCCGTCGCGGACCTCGAACCGGTCAATGAAGCGCACGCCCTTGAAGCGACGCCCGGCGGGATCCTCCCCGTGAAGAGTGCCCAGACAGTACACAATTGCAGTGCCGGCAGTGCCAGGCAACACATCCCAACGCCGGATCCGCTTCCGTACCCAGCGGTACCGTTGGCGCATAGCATCGGCCATCTGGCGAAGCGAACTGCAGCGGATGTTCCCCGGGAAGACGATCTCCACCCTCGGGTCCAGGAAGGCCGATGCCTCGTTGAGACGGCGCTGGGCGCTGAGCTCGAGGAAGCGCGCCACCAGTGAGGCGGGCTCGTCAGCAGCGGCCATGTCCGGCTTCCCTGACTGCGTGGTCGTGCCGCCAGAGGCAGAAGGCGCTGCCCGAGGTGAAGTGTAGCCCAGACCGGCCGAGATCTTCGCCGCACCTCGCCGTACCAGGCCACTGAATCGCCGCAGGCGGGTCGGAGTCAACCGGTAGGTGGGACCGGAGATGGTCAAGCCCGCCACCACGCGTCGCGAGGCATCGCGCACCGGAGCGCTCACCGCAGAGGCCCCAGCGACGCGCTCGCCGACGCTGATAGCGTAACCGCGCCGGCGGATCTCGGCCAGGTCCGCCCGCAGACGTCCTGGGTCGGTGACGGTTCGAGGGGTAAGAGGGGGAAGACCGGCGGCGATGACAGCCTCCATATCTGCAGGCTCCATCCAGGCCAGGAGCACCTTCCCCGACGCTCCTGCGTACAGTGGCAGGGGACGTCCCAGCTCCACGAAGTGCCGGATCGCCTGGTCGCTCTCCACCTTCTCGATGCAGACCCGATGGTAGCCGCGAACGATGTTGAGGTCGACGGTCTCGCCGGTGGCACGGGCCAGCTCTTGCATGACCGGCAGCGCGACCCGCCGCACATCCAGGTCCCGCAAGTATGCGCTGCCCAGACGGAGCGCGGAAAGCCCCAGCCGGTATCGTCTCCTCTGGGAGTCCCTGGCAAGCAAATCGCGTCGGGCGAGGGCTTCCACAAAGCGGTACACGGTGGGTTTGGGCAGACCGAGATGGCGGCTCAGCTCGGTAATCCCCAAATCGCCACCCTGATCGGCGAACGCCAAGAGGACATCCAGGGCTCTCTCAACGGCCCTCGCGGTACCACCGGCAGAGGCTACACTCATCGCTCGGCCATGTTTCACTATGTGAAACATTGTTCTGCTCTCACTTCTTTTTCGCCTGCCCGCCGGGGATTCCTTCCTCCGTCGGAGGGGCTGCGTGGCTGTCAAGCCCGAGAACATGGAGGACCATATCTACCTGGTCAACGCCTGTCGCGCCTACGGCATCTGGTACGCCAGGGCTGGGTGGGGATGCTGGCCATCCCGCTAGGTGGCGGGGACGAAGGTGCAGCAGGTCACGGTGGGCTCTTGCACCAACGGCTCCTACACCGACCTGCAGGCGGTGGCCCGCATCGTCTGGGGGCGGCGAGTACACTCCGATGTCTTCTTCGTCCACCCCAACAGCCGCACGGCGCTGGAGCTGCTGGCGCGGGAGGGGTTGCTGGTCGACCTGATCGCCGCCGGCGTGAACGTCTCGGAAGCCACCTGCGGGGCCTGTGTGAGCTTCGACCACGTCCCCGGCCCGGGCACCAGGAGCGTGCGAGCCACCAACCGTAACTTCAAGGAGCGTAGCGGTCTGGCCGACGACGAGGTTTACCTCACCAGCGCGGAGTCGGCCGCCGCCGCACTGCAGGGGGAGCTTGTGGATCCGCGTGACCTGACCCGCGACCTGGGGATCGCCGCTCCGCCGCCGGACCTCTTCGACGCTTTCCCGCAGGACAACCCCCTGCTCGTCCCGCCGCTACCCGAGGACGCCGCCCGGGGCCTGGCTGTGGGGCGCGGCCTCAACATGCAGCCGGCACCGGTGAAGACATCGTCCGCTTCCGCTCCAACATCCCCAGGCCGAGCGAGTTCGCTTTTCACCGGCTCGACCCCGACTTCCGCGCGCGCCCGCACCCGACCGGCAGGAGCCCCTGGCTACGCCGGAAGGCTGGCCGGTGCCCGGAGGCGACTGGCTGGCCTGGGGCATCATCAATCTGCCGCGGGTGAAGTGGGGAGCACAACGCCGCTGCCGCTTCATCGACGACCGGGCCATGGTCATCGGTTGGGATGGAGGAGTCAGCCCCTGCTACGCCCTGATGCACTCCTACCCCTACTACATATACGGGCGGCGCAAGGAGGTGAGCCGCTACGTACTGGGCCGGGTGGGGGAGAGGACCCTGGCGGAGATCTGGACCTCCCAGGAGTGCGTCACCTTCCCCGCCCGGGTGAGGGACTTTCGCTTCCCCTCGTGCGTGGACTGCGGCATGGCCTGCAGCTTCGCCGCAAGCAATGAGGACTGCCGCGGCAACGCTCCCTCGTGTGCCGACTGCCTGTGGGCCCAGGACATCGTGCGCTGCCCGTAGGAGCGCTGCCCGTACGAATGGAAACTGGTCACGCAAGCACGCGCTGCCTGAGGCGAAGCAGGCGTGCTCCGCAGGAGCCGAGAACTGCG contains:
- a CDS encoding 4Fe-4S dicluster domain-containing protein; translated protein: MMARYAMLLDTHTCIGCLACTVACKVEHGSPPGIWFAPVIEQEVGTYPDVWRLYLPLLCMHCDNPPCVRACPSGAIARRPDGIVRIDAARCCGSRACELACPFGAIRFYARPTYYYGLPTPFEKMKLARMQPGTAQKCDLCTSRIESGRRPACVDVCPTDSRIFGDLDDPHSEISLRLAGELTVVLAGVSFAAPGVRYTTRGLRPSYPHRSSPTPVLPYRPQRIWGLSHAVEYLALGAGGGLHLASLLLRVDTRAWGLSLIRMLALALVVLGGLVLVAHLGRPHRFLLALRNVRGSWLSRGALADFVLIATMAVLSVPAGAAGVLPLATALSASAALLVITYPALAMGSYQAVPAWSGWRLPVEFLVDGLAAGTAVITLLGLQSTGTGAVALLNLAEPGKPWPLALLMAFALIRLVLLVHRTRALASADPGLAAAREGLEAGAGVFDRWGVRAAGIAGTLILGSAALLTDGTAGAWLAALTAFCTLTAAFSGKMVALRIGARPAPESP
- a CDS encoding molybdopterin-dependent oxidoreductase, which codes for MTAPEDGGLRIAAAEDVWIPTVCYGCYNGCGIRVRRVDGRIVDVEGDPGNPGTRGYICAKAKARVFDLYDPTRVVHPLRRRNPEKGVGVDPMWEPISWEEALEEIAARLKRIRRDDPRKLIIAHFDLPAAPLVRAWATAFGTPHSNWMAGGLFCGMGSHAVNMLINGAYNSEVDFERCNHLVLWGTQMGFMADSNATVTTRKVAEARKRGMKVTVIDPVMNTAAAKADAWIPIRPGTDGALALAILQVLLNELAVFDDVFLRRRTNACYLVRPSGTYARHLQNDRPLVWNLRNGRSEPFDICPWEDAALEGCFAVEGEWCHTAFSLLRAHVRAYEPERVAVITTVPAPRIRALAAELAEDAHIGETITIDDQVLPLRPVAVNFKMGAVGHKHGFATALAIHLINVVLGSIDVPGGFLGVNPIGPFWEPDEGPDGLLVASGALRNLFGANPPFPGMTVQSPESYSLREILPVAVAGRTLYPFTLLEPEKFGLSYRPEMLLHSRVNLMMSMVSPPKMAEVLRRIPFMVSFAIQLDETAEFADIVLPDAHDFERDDLFPASHPYAFVAPGPGDWYWTLRRAVVPPAGAARPWGEVLIDLAHRAEFAEDFYEMCNLLFELRPTDRLDPAQRHTVGAIASRQVTSFAARLGVETPSYEGTSAWTTGRRSVREAFPGPYVGPRLPIYAEHLLNKGHEVRKAVEAMPVPWDLKDYRPLPDWLPSAAHEELDPAYDLYAVTYKVPFLTLSVGSHNPWLDELARQHPSAYRILINTRTAQRRGINDGDWIEVRSRVGSVVGRARLSHGIHPEAVAIAGIHGHWAARSSIAQGGGVHFNTLLPLDLNSVDKLSSAFDSKAKVAVRKIRPPARR
- a CDS encoding IclR family transcriptional regulator C-terminal domain-containing protein → MFSGLTATQPLRRRKESPAGRRKRSESRTMFHIVKHGRAMSVASAGGTARAVERALDVLLAFADQGGDLGITELSRHLGLPKPTVYRFVEALARRDLLARDSQRRRYRLGLSALRLGSAYLRDLDVRRVALPVMQELARATGETVDLNIVRGYHRVCIEKVESDQAIRHFVELGRPLPLYAGASGKVLLAWMEPADMEAVIAAGLPPLTPRTVTDPGRLRADLAEIRRRGYAISVGERVAGASAVSAPVRDASRRVVAGLTISGPTYRLTPTRLRRFSGLVRRGAAKISAGLGYTSPRAAPSASGGTTTQSGKPDMAAADEPASLVARFLELSAQRRLNEASAFLDPRVEIVFPGNIRCSSLRQMADAMRQRYRWVRKRIRRWDVLPGTAGTAIVYCLGTLHGEDPAGRRFKGVRFIDRFEVRDGRIVRHEVWNDLAEHGRKVHRKES
- a CDS encoding oxaloacetate decarboxylase; translated protein: MRPAARLRRRLAQDGILVAPGAPDALTARIIEHVGFEAVYFTGAGMAYTHLGAPDIGLVGLTETVWRVTAVAAATSLPVIVDADDGYGNALNVRRTVKELEQAGAAAVQLEDQVHPKRCGHLAGKRVIPAEEMVGKVEAAVDARTDPALVIIARTDALAAEGLEGALKRARRYRQAGADVLFVEAPRSRDELRAIARALEGPLMANMVEGGVTPLCTADELEEMGYRLVIFPNAAVRMAAAAVIRLMETLRRDGTTADLLNEMLSFHELNDLVDLRAYQDLERRYMPEE
- a CDS encoding 3-isopropylmalate dehydratase, whose product is MEILEGQAWVFGDHVTTDDIFPGRFLDRPLEEAGRYAMAGVDETFAQQVRPGDFVVAGANFGAGSSREAAVICLKQVGISAVVARSFARIFFRNAINHGLPAAIVADTSGIAAGDRLRLNLHARILTDLRTGQTLPILNLTGTSQEILTYGGIIAYTRARLARAGGRA
- a CDS encoding amidohydrolase family protein is translated as MRRYELAILNGTVVIPYTGTLRCDVGIRDGRIAALADAIDPAQAEEILDARGRLVFPGAVDSHFHLGIYRPLGEDAESETRSALTGGVTTVISYFRTGQHYLNKSGPYRQILPEVLAMTEGRAYTDYGYHIAIMTEQQLDEVEWLVADQGVASFKYYMFYKGLNLTADSTRASEYTMADTYDLGHLYLLMQQVAQQAQRYGQRGRVSLSLHCEHAELLRVFIEQVRRARLKGLEAYHRARPPLSERLSMAEAVLLADVARCPINLLHLSSREAVTAADAAKRGYPHLDVRLETTVHHLALTYETAGGIRGKVNPPIREEADRQALWQALVDGTIDTVVSDHACCFEEQKGEDLWRALPGFGGTALLYPYLISEGLHRRGLPAGRIAELLSANSARAFALYPRKGTIAPGSDADLTIIDLEREQVVAPEVLHSAQDFTPFAGMRVRGWPTHTILRGRVVFADGRVIGQRTGQYVRRPVHTETRETTAIP
- a CDS encoding aconitase/3-isopropylmalate dehydratase large subunit family protein; protein product: MTLTEKVIARCAGREAVTPGDEVWAEVDLAVMHDSSGPRRIALLMQELGGRVWDPGRVVLAVDHFTPPANPTHAEILAITRAWAKTNGIEHFFDSQGVMHNLLLEEGLARPGMLIVGADSHTCTAGAVGAVAVGVGATEIATVLATGQIWLRVPATILIRFEDPMPPYLTARDLAMTVLRELRADFAIYRTVEYAGEAVEGLDLDERAVLTNQAIEMGAKNGIIATRLEAESHAPRPGDASYEATYSFRTSDIVPLVAAPPGVDQVQPVAALEGLPVERAYIGSCAGGKAHDLREAARILRGRQAQVPLVVTPATQRAMRECMRDGTLQVLIEAGAIIQAPGCGACAGLHSGVLGPNERCVATVTRNTPGRMGHRSAEIYLASPLTVAASAITGRLTDPRAFL
- a CDS encoding SPASM domain-containing protein gives rise to the protein MPGGDWLAWGIINLPRVKWGAQRRCRFIDDRAMVIGWDGGVSPCYALMHSYPYYIYGRRKEVSRYVLGRVGERTLAEIWTSQECVTFPARVRDFRFPSCVDCGMACSFAASNEDCRGNAPSCADCLWAQDIVRCP